In Rhodothermales bacterium, the DNA window CCCGTACGGCTGATGATCCCTCAAAGCGTGACCCCATTCGGGCATTGGAACGGCCTCGCCGAGGTCCACCGCGACACGTACCGCGTCTTCTGCGTGATCGCAGGGGTGCTGAACCCCGTGTTCGGACTCGTCTATCAGGTCACCGATCCCGGTGCGATCGATCCGCTCTGGGGCCGGTTCGCGCTCTCGGCCCTCTCGCTCCTCCTGCTGTCGCTCTCGTACATGGTGCCGTGGGTGGAGGCGAACTTCATCGTCCTCGTCCGCGGGTACTTCTACGTGCTGATGGCCAACATCGTCGGGCTGACGATGTTGAACGGCTTCTCTTACCAGTACGCGCTGGGGATGCTGTTCGGGTTCACCGCGATGGGCGTGGCGTTTGGACTCGGCCTGAGTAAGCGCGCGGCGCCCCTCGTACGGTTCCTCGTCACGGTCGTCGCGCTGGCGGTGGGGGCCGGGCTCCTCGTGCCCGAACCCGAGGCGAACCTGTGGATCGTGTGGGTGTGTGCGGCTTCGACAGCCCTCATCATTTACGTCGTGGCGTACGCGAAGATCAGGGGGGACGAGTCGGCTGAGGCGTCGGAGCACCGGTACCGGACGCTCATGAACGCGGCCAGCGACGCGATCCTCATCGCCGACCCCAGTACCGGCGGGCTGATCGATGCCAACGAGAAAGCGCGTGAACTGCTCGGGCGCCCCCTCGAAGAGGTCCGGCGGATGCGGATCGCCGAGGTGTTTCCTTCGGAGGAGCGGGCGCGCTACGTCGCCCTCTTCGAGGCGCAGGTGTTCAAGAAGGAGCCCATCACGGAAGACCTCTTCATCGTGGGGCGGACAGGGGAGAGCATCCCCGTCGACGTGAGTGCGAGCCTCGTGGACGTGGATGGGCGGAAGCTGATCCAGGCCATCTTCCGCCGCCACCGCTACGAAGAGCAACTCATCCAGGCTAAGGAGCGCGCGGAGGAACTCCTGCGTCTGAAGACGAGCCTCCTGAACAACATGAGCCACGAACTGCGGACGCCGCTGACGGCGATCCTCGGGTTCGCCGAACTGCTCGAAGAGGAGGCCGAGGGGGAGCAGCAGGAGCACGCCCGCGTGATCTCCAATAGCGCGAAGCGGCTCTACGAGACGGTCACGTCGGTCCTCGGCCTCGCACAGCTCGAAGGCGGGACCTCGGCCATGACGCTGCGTCCGCTCGATGTGTCCAGCCACGTCGCGGAGTCCGTTGACCTCTTGCGGCCGTTGGCCGATCGGAAGGGGGTCGGGCTGCGCGTGGTACGCCACGAGGCCGACGCCTGGGCCGAGGCCGACGAGCCGGCCCTGAGCCGCGTCATCAACAACCTCGTCGGCAACGCCATCAAGTTCACGGAGAAGGGGGGGACGGTCGCCGTGATCGTGGACGCCGACGACGGCCACGTCCGGGTTCGGGTGCAGGACACCGGCGTCGGGATCAGCGAAGCGTTCCTGCCCCGGCTCTTCGAGGAGTTCCGGCAGGAGTCGACGGGGCTGGCGCGCTCGCACGAAGGTAGCGGGCTCGGCCTGGCAATCACGAAACGACTCATCGAGCAGATGGGAGGAACCATCGAGGCGGAGAGCACGAAGGGGACCGGATCCGTTTTTACCGTCAAGCTCGGCCGGGTGCCGGCCGCTACGCCGGTCAGCATGCCGAGGCTGCCCGTGGTTCCGCAGGCCTCGCGCAAACGCATCCTGCTGGTGGAGGACAACGCGGACACCCGCCACATCGTGCGGCACCGGCTCCAGTCGCTCTGCCACGTGGATGTCGCCTCAGACCCGACGCGGGCGCTCGAACTCGCAGCCCAGCATCACTACGACGCGTTCATCCTCGACATCAACCTCGCCGCTACGCAGGACGGCATCGGGCTGCTCTACTCCCTCCGCCGCATGCGGCGGTACGAGCACACGCCGAGCGCGGCGCTGACGGCCTACGCGATGCCGGGAGACGAGGAGTGGTTCCGGGCCGTCGGCTTCGACCATTACCTCAGCAAGCCCTTCACGAAGCAGCAACTCTTCCACCTCTTCATGGACCTGTTCCCGCGCGAGACGGCGTCACTCGCCGCGCAGAACACCTCTCACCCCACCTACACCCATGCCTAGCTCTAGCCAGCTCGCCACGTCTCTCGCAGCCTCCGTGCTGCCGTCCCCTGACGCCGCGCTCTCCATCGGGCAGCACCTCGCCTACGTCGAGCGCATGGTAGAGCGTGGGGGGCCGACCCCCGAGGAGTACGCCTCGTTCGACCGATGGCTCGCCCACGTCGCGGCGGATCTCCGGGCCGGCCGGATGTCCGAGGGCGAGCTCCGCACGCTCCACGAGTCCTTCGGGCGCGCGCTCTCGCTCGAGACGAACCAGGGGCTGAGCCTCCGCAAGCCCCACGGCTACCCCGGCGACTACGAAATCATCGACCGGATCTACCGGGAGCACACGACCGACGATCCCACGTTGCGGAACTGGGACCTCTATTTCCACACGCAGGCGGCCCCACGCGCCGTACGCAACCGGAAGGCCTATTTCGTCGGCCTCCTCGAAGCGCTCCTCAAGGGAAGCTCCCGAGCCGATATGCTGTCGGTGCTGAACGTGGCGAGCGGCCCGGCCCGCGACATCTTCGAGTTCTTCGAAGGCAGCGGCTACGACGACCGCGTCCAGTTCGAATGCGTGGACTCCGACTCCGCGGCGATCGCCTACGCGCGGCGCCTGTGCGGCCCGTACCTCGACCGCATCGTGTTTCGGCAGGCGAACGCGCTCCGGTTCACCTCCGAACGCCGCTTCCGGCTCGTATGGTCGGCCGGGCTGTTCGACTACTTCGGGGACGACGGGTTCAAGTTCCTGCTCCGCCGGCTCCTCGATATGCTCGACGAAGAGGGCGAACTCGTCATCGGCAACTTCTCGCAGGAGAACGCGACGCGGGATTACATGGAGGTGATGGGGGACTGGAACCTGTACCACCGCAGCGAGGACGAACTCCGCTCGCTCGCGGAGGCGTGCGGGGTGGCCGACGAGGACGTGCGCATCGGTCGGGAACCCGAAGCCGTGAACCTCTTCCTCCACGTAAAACGCGGGAGCACCTTCATCGACCTCCCGGCCCCGGCTCTACGCCGCCGGGACCGTCGGCTGGGCGTTCCCATCACGAACCCGCGGCGCAGATGAGCCCGGCCGGGGAGGGATCCGCTAGGCCCA includes these proteins:
- a CDS encoding class I SAM-dependent methyltransferase translates to MPSSSQLATSLAASVLPSPDAALSIGQHLAYVERMVERGGPTPEEYASFDRWLAHVAADLRAGRMSEGELRTLHESFGRALSLETNQGLSLRKPHGYPGDYEIIDRIYREHTTDDPTLRNWDLYFHTQAAPRAVRNRKAYFVGLLEALLKGSSRADMLSVLNVASGPARDIFEFFEGSGYDDRVQFECVDSDSAAIAYARRLCGPYLDRIVFRQANALRFTSERRFRLVWSAGLFDYFGDDGFKFLLRRLLDMLDEEGELVIGNFSQENATRDYMEVMGDWNLYHRSEDELRSLAEACGVADEDVRIGREPEAVNLFLHVKRGSTFIDLPAPALRRRDRRLGVPITNPRRR
- a CDS encoding ATP-binding protein, whose translation is MIPQSVTPFGHWNGLAEVHRDTYRVFCVIAGVLNPVFGLVYQVTDPGAIDPLWGRFALSALSLLLLSLSYMVPWVEANFIVLVRGYFYVLMANIVGLTMLNGFSYQYALGMLFGFTAMGVAFGLGLSKRAAPLVRFLVTVVALAVGAGLLVPEPEANLWIVWVCAASTALIIYVVAYAKIRGDESAEASEHRYRTLMNAASDAILIADPSTGGLIDANEKARELLGRPLEEVRRMRIAEVFPSEERARYVALFEAQVFKKEPITEDLFIVGRTGESIPVDVSASLVDVDGRKLIQAIFRRHRYEEQLIQAKERAEELLRLKTSLLNNMSHELRTPLTAILGFAELLEEEAEGEQQEHARVISNSAKRLYETVTSVLGLAQLEGGTSAMTLRPLDVSSHVAESVDLLRPLADRKGVGLRVVRHEADAWAEADEPALSRVINNLVGNAIKFTEKGGTVAVIVDADDGHVRVRVQDTGVGISEAFLPRLFEEFRQESTGLARSHEGSGLGLAITKRLIEQMGGTIEAESTKGTGSVFTVKLGRVPAATPVSMPRLPVVPQASRKRILLVEDNADTRHIVRHRLQSLCHVDVASDPTRALELAAQHHYDAFILDINLAATQDGIGLLYSLRRMRRYEHTPSAALTAYAMPGDEEWFRAVGFDHYLSKPFTKQQLFHLFMDLFPRETASLAAQNTSHPTYTHA